Proteins from a genomic interval of Rhodococcus rhodochrous:
- a CDS encoding ATP-dependent DNA ligase, with the protein MLLHSVVDTSVAVAATRSRRTKIDLLREILGRAEPHEVEAVVSWLSGEMTQGRVGVGFRTLAGLSAPVADDPTLSVDEVSGFLDRLAGIAGSGSTAARQQLLLELFGRATESEQRFLVALLGGELRQGALEGVMTDAVAAAAGLPVEPVRRAVMLSGRLAQAAAAAFDGGVDALAEFGLELGRPVRPMLASPAESLEAALTEFDGAVSVEYKLDGARIQVHRHEDAVWIFTRTLRDITASVPELVELVRALPCRSVVLDGETLALTDAGRPRPFQETMSRFGARSERELLLYPYFFDCLHLDGADLLDEPLSVRLDQLARVAGEHRIPALVAPDADSAEAHLGDSLGNGHEGVMVKSLTSTYTAGRRGRAWQKVKPEHPLDLVVLAAEWGYGRRTGFLSNLHLGARDPDGGPPIMVGKTFKGLTDALLQWQTEEFPRHETHRDEHTVHLRPAIVVEIELDGVQTSSRYPGGVALRFARVLRYRPDKSAADADTIDAVRALLPAAPVPGSGLP; encoded by the coding sequence ATGCTGCTGCACTCGGTTGTCGACACCTCCGTTGCCGTCGCCGCCACACGGTCACGACGCACCAAGATCGATCTGCTGCGGGAAATACTCGGGCGCGCCGAACCTCACGAGGTCGAAGCGGTGGTCTCATGGTTGTCCGGAGAGATGACCCAGGGCCGCGTGGGTGTCGGCTTCCGCACCCTCGCCGGCCTCTCCGCGCCGGTCGCCGACGATCCGACGCTCTCCGTCGACGAGGTGTCCGGCTTCCTCGACCGCCTCGCCGGCATCGCGGGTTCCGGATCCACCGCCGCGCGGCAGCAACTGCTCCTGGAGCTGTTCGGCCGGGCCACCGAGTCCGAGCAGCGTTTCCTCGTCGCGCTCCTCGGTGGTGAGCTGCGGCAGGGTGCTCTCGAAGGGGTGATGACCGATGCGGTCGCAGCGGCAGCCGGTCTCCCCGTCGAACCGGTCCGCCGGGCGGTGATGCTCTCGGGCCGACTCGCGCAGGCCGCGGCGGCGGCCTTCGACGGTGGCGTCGACGCGCTCGCGGAATTCGGCCTGGAACTCGGCCGACCGGTCCGACCGATGCTGGCCTCGCCCGCCGAGTCGCTCGAGGCGGCACTCACCGAGTTCGACGGGGCCGTGAGCGTGGAATACAAACTCGACGGTGCACGCATCCAGGTGCACCGCCACGAGGACGCCGTGTGGATCTTCACTCGCACGCTGCGCGATATCACCGCATCGGTCCCCGAACTGGTCGAACTCGTCCGGGCACTGCCGTGCCGCAGTGTCGTGCTCGACGGCGAGACACTCGCGCTCACCGATGCCGGCCGTCCCCGACCGTTCCAGGAGACCATGAGCCGGTTCGGTGCCCGCTCCGAACGCGAACTGCTCCTTTACCCGTACTTCTTCGACTGCCTGCACCTCGACGGCGCCGACCTGCTCGACGAGCCACTGTCGGTGCGTCTCGACCAGCTCGCCCGTGTCGCGGGTGAGCACCGTATCCCCGCGCTCGTCGCTCCGGACGCCGACAGCGCCGAGGCGCATCTCGGTGACTCGCTCGGCAACGGTCACGAGGGCGTCATGGTGAAGTCGCTCACGTCGACCTACACCGCCGGACGCCGGGGCCGAGCCTGGCAGAAGGTCAAACCCGAGCACCCCCTGGATCTCGTGGTGCTCGCCGCCGAGTGGGGTTACGGGCGCCGCACCGGCTTCCTGTCCAATCTGCACCTCGGTGCCCGCGACCCGGACGGTGGTCCGCCGATCATGGTCGGGAAGACGTTCAAGGGACTCACCGACGCGCTGCTGCAGTGGCAGACAGAGGAATTCCCGCGCCACGAGACGCATCGCGACGAGCACACCGTCCACCTGCGACCCGCGATCGTCGTCGAGATCGAACTCGACGGAGTGCAGACCAGCAGCCGCTATCCGGGCGGGGTGGCGCTGCGCTTCGCACGGGTGCTGCGGTACCGGCCCGACAAGTCGGCCGCCGACGCCGACACCATCGATGCGGTCCGCGCGCTCCTGCCCGCAGCGCCGGTTCCCGGAAGCGGCCTACCGTAG